A genome region from Populus alba chromosome 5, ASM523922v2, whole genome shotgun sequence includes the following:
- the LOC118034946 gene encoding probable receptor-like protein kinase At5g18500 has translation MASDLNAELSKKTAILGLKVWEVIGICVALFIVIILSVLSFCLTSRKKSRRDTNHLPPSQIPTVSKEITEVRVEQVSTNEFVPRDGILLTIHDKSSDKESDKVLVHLGMGKVKNGDNMSRSGSFHHLEKDCGSQSGEEGSSGKVTVYKPSSSYPITAPSPLSGLPEFSHLGWGHWFTLRDLELATNRFSKENVLGEGGYGVVYQGHLINGTPVAVKKILNNLGQAEKEFRVEVDAIGHVRHKNLVRLLGYCIEGTHRILVYEYVNNGNLEQWLHGAMRQHGYLTWEARMKVLLGTAKALAYLHEAIEPKVVHRDIKSSNILIDDDFNAKVSDFGLAKLLGAGKSHVTTRVMGTFGYVAPEYANTGLLNEKSDVYSFGVVLLEAITGRDPVDYGRPTHEVNLVDWLKMMVGNRRSEEVVDPNIEVRPSTRALKRALLTALRCVDPDSEKRPKMSQVVRMLESEEYPIPREDRRHRRTQGGVEIESQKENSDTDRSDYPGSRSESRPT, from the exons ATGGCCAGTGATCTAAATGCGGAACTATCCAAGAAAACTGCCATTTTGGGTCTCAAGGTCTGGGAAGTGATTGGAATTTGTGTTGCCTTGTTTATCGTTATCATCCTCTCTGTACTGTCCTTCTGTTTAACTTCACGGAAGAAATCTAGAAGAGATACAAACCATCTTCCACCAAGTCAAATCCCAACTGTTTCGAAGGAAATTACGGAAGTTCGGGTGGAACAAGTATCGACAAATGAGTTTGTACCTCGTGATGGGATTCTCCTGACAATTCATGACAAGTCCAGCGACAAAGAATCGGATAAGGTCCTGGTTCATCTGGGTATGGGGAAAGTGAAGAATGGAGACAATATGAGTCGGTCAGGTTCTTTTCATCATTTAGAGAAAGACTGTGGATCACAATCAGGTGAAGAAGGGAGTTCTGGAAAAGTAACTGTATATAAACCTTCTTCTTCATACCCCATAACTGCTCCTTCTCCATTGAGTGGCCTGCCTGAGTTTTCTCACTTGGGTTGGGGTCACTGGTTTACACTGAGGGATCTTGAGCTTGCAACAAACCGGTTTTCAAAGGAGAATGTCCTTGGTGAGGGTGGATATGGAGTTGTTTATCAGGGACATTTGATTAATGGGACTCCAGTGGCTGTAAAAAAGATCCTGAACAACTT AGGCCAAGCGGAAAAGGAGTTTAGGGTGGAAGTTGACGCCATTGGCCATGTCCGACACAAGAATTTGGTTCGTCTTCTGGGATATTGCATAGAAGGGACACACAG GATATTGGTGTATGAGTATGTCAACAACGGAAACTTGGAACAGTGGCTTCATGGAGCTATGCGTCAGCACGGGTATCTTACTTGGGAGGCCCGCATGAAGGTTCTACTTGGCACGGCTAAGGC TCTTGCCTATTTGCACGAGGCCATTGAGCCAAAAGTGGTGCATCGAGACATCAAGTCGAGTAATATATTAATTGATGACGACTTTAATGCCAAGGTTTCTGATTTTGGCTTGGCCAAGTTGCTTGGAGCTGGAAAAAGCCATGTGACGACTCGAGTTATGGGAACCTTTGG ATATGTGGCTCCTGAATATGCAAATACTGGACTTTTGaatgaaaagagtgatgtttATAGCTTTGGGGTTGTGCTCTTAGAAGCAATCACTGGTAGAGATCCTGTAGACTATGGCCGCCCTACTCATGAG GTAAATCTTGTAGATTGGTTGAAAATGATGGTCGGAAATAGACGGTCTGAAGAAGTAGTAGATCCAAACATTGAGGTGAGGCCATCAACAAGAGCTCTAAAACGTGCCCTCTTGACCGCACTGAGGTGTGTTGATCCAGATTCTGAAAAAAGACCTAAGATGAGCCAAGTTGTTCGAATGCTCGAGTCTGAGGAATATCCTATTCCAAGAGAG GATCGGAGGCATAGAAGAACTCAGGGAGGCGTGGAAATTGAATCTCAAAAGGAGAATTCTGACACGGATCGTAGCGACTATCCAGGTTCAAGATCTGAAAGCCGGCCTACTTGA
- the LOC118034945 gene encoding uncharacterized protein, giving the protein MFFALFNLKKKQTSSCDLTTMLSPSTFLKRIPKWVNLKAFISSVSCTNTIQINPEINQNTPNFPDFDVKIQSLRNKLYPDNLIKVLKSTSDVKSAVKIFKWAALQRKFNHTADTYYWIISKLGMAGNVEEIEGFCQNMVKERCTGEDVLVSLVDAFVRNCRLNEAMRVLFNMNLAGIKPSIDVFNFVLGALVEEKRGFQDVVFVYKEMVKAGVAPSTDTLNYLLEVLFETDRVDSALDQYRRINKKGCRPDSKTFEIVIKGLIANNRVDDSVSILHEMLELGCVPEPSFYRTTIPLFCREDRLEEGIWLFRKMKESKFTPDSFIYEALIQCLCKQLRLDEAVNLLEEMMESHLEGDNNVFVDVVNGFCKLGKINEAVKLLEDKHVLETSPHNALLRCCCDADKFLMAKGLLEKMSERNIDDCDSWNILIRWLCERDEMVKAYELLGRMIISSLIPDYATYSALVAGNCRLSKYEDALQLFLQLHARCWILDPASYSELIEGLCRGEKYLEAVKVFCYMSENRCSLQSLPFIMLIKGICDMGMIGEAVRLQSLAYNSGTSCVNATYNYVMLRLSKSEQGRHVLAFLSQMLVHGSNLNTEAYCILIQSLIAQNRIKDCSMFLNVMVNKGLVPDSDTLYNLLSCLAKHAQLYLISVSLDKLASDSEVLDSAMYNILINGMWKEGNKNDARRLLDLMLEKGWVPDAMTHGLLIGSADMEEKGEGMLAYVDLSTKDGVGDILAEGLGET; this is encoded by the coding sequence ATGTTTTTTGCCTTGTTCAaccttaaaaagaaacaaactagTAGTTGTGACTTGACTACAATGCTCTCTCCTTCAACATTTTTGAAGAGAATTCCCAAATGGGTCAATCTAAAAGCATTCATTTCTTCAGTATCTTGCACTAATACCATCCAAATTAACCCAGAAATCAATCAAAACACGCCAAACTTTCCTGATTTTGATGTAAAGATTCAATCTTTGAGGAATAAATTGTACCCTGATAACTTAATTAAGGTTTTGAAAAGCACCAGTGATGTTAAGTCTGCTGTTAAGATATTCAAATGGGCTGCCCTTCAAAGAAAGTTTAACCACACTGCTGATACTTATTATTGGATAATTTCCAAGCTGGGTATGGCTGGCAATGTTGAGGAAATAGAGGGGTTTTGTCAAAATATGGTAAAAGAGAGGTGCACAGGTGAAGATGTTCTTGTTTCATTGGTTGATGCTTTTGTTAGAAATTGTAGGCTTAATGAAGCAATGCGTGttctttttaatatgaatttggCTGGTATTAAGCCTTCAATTGatgtgtttaattttgttttgggtgCTCTTGTTGAAGAGAAGAGAGGGTTCCAAGATGTGGTTTTTGTTTATAAGGAGATGGTGAAAGCAGGAGTGGCACCTAGCACTGATACTTTGAATTATTTGCTGGAGGTTTTGTTTGAGACAGATAGGGTTGATTCTGCTTTGGATCAATATAGGAGAATAAACAAGAAAGGGTGCCGTCCTGACAGTAAGACTTTTGAGATAGTAATAAAAGGTCTCATCGCCAATAATAGAGTTGATGATTCGGTTTCCATTTTGCATGAGATGTTAGAACTCGGATGCGTGCCTGAACCAAGTTTTTATAGAACTACAATACCTTTGTTTTGTAGGGAAGATAGACTGGAAGAGGGGATTTGGCTGTTCAGGAAGATGAAAGAATCTAAGTTTACCCCggattcttttatttatgaagCTTTGATACAGTGTTTGTGCAAGCAGCTTAGATTGGATGAGGCAGTAAACCTTCTTGAAGAGATGATGGAAAGTCATTTGGAAGGTGATAATAATGTTTTCGTGGATGTTGTAAATGGATTTTGTAAATTAGGGAAGATTAATGAAGCTGTTAAGCTCTTGGAAGATAAACATGTGCTTGAAACTTCTCCACATAATGCATTGCTCAGATGTTGTTGTGATGCTGATAAATTTCTCATGGCTAAAGGTCTCCTTGAGAAGATGTCTGAGAGAAATATTGATGATTGCGATTCTTGGAACATTCTTATCAGATGGCTTTGTGAGAGGGATGAAATGGTGAAAGCATACGAACTTCTAGGCAGAATGATTATATCTTCTTTGATTCCTGACTATGCCACATATTCTGCTCTTGTTGCTGGCAACTGTAGGTTAAGCAAGTATGAAGATGCTCTTCAGCTATTTCTTCAGCTTCATGCCAGGTGCTGGATTTTAGATCCTGCTTCTTACTCTGAGCTAATTGAGGGACTATGCAGGGGTGAAAAGTATCTAGAGGCTGTTAAAGTATTTTGCTACATGTCTGAGAACAGATGTTCTCTTCAGTCTTTGCCATTTATTATGCTTATCAAGGGTATTTGTGACATGGGAATGATTGGTGAAGCTGTCAGGCTACAATCGTTGGCTTATAACTCTGGTACTTCTTGTGTCAATGCTACATATAATTATGTAATGCTCAGATTGTCTAAATCAGAGCAGGGAAGACACGTGCTAGCCTTTCTCTCACAAATGTTGGTTCATGGTAGCAATCTTAATACAGAAGCATATTGCATTTTGATACAGAGCTTGATTGCACAAAATCGAATAAAGGATTGCTCTATGTTTCTCAATGTGATGGTTAATAAGGGTTTAGTACCTGATTCAGACACATTATATAATCTACTATCATGTCTGGCCAAGCATGCTCAGTTGTACTTGATTTCGGTTTCACTTGATAAACTTGCTTCTGACTCTGAAGTTCTAGATTCAGCCATGTATAACATACTTATTAATGGCATGTGGAAAGAGGGCAATAAAAATGACGCTCGTCGACTGTTAGACTTGATGTTGGAGAAGGGTTGGGTCCCAGATGCTATGACCCATGGGTTGTTGATTGGCTCTGCTGATATGGAGGAAAAGGGTGAGGGGATGTTGGCATATGTTGATCTTAGCACCAAAGATGGCGTTGGTGACATACTAGCTGAGGGATTGGGGGAAACATGA